Genomic window (Prionailurus bengalensis isolate Pbe53 chromosome E3, Fcat_Pben_1.1_paternal_pri, whole genome shotgun sequence):
CctggcctggccccgccccgccccgccccgccccgccccgccccggcctcccTCTGGCTCCGCCAGACCTGTGTGTTAGTTTTCCCCTACCCCGGAGGCAGGTCTCCCTGGCTTCAGGGTTGTATTTCAAAATCCTAAAGTAAAACAGCTTTCCTGAAAATGactctgcttaatttttttgtgaGGTCCACCAAAACGCTGTTACTCTCCTACTGTGACAGTGACgcctttttcccttcccttccccagcacCTTCCATAGCAGGCTGGGGGGAGCAGGCCCAAGGAcgggcctcctcccccacccgcaACACACACACCCCGAAAGGGCCAGGGTTGGGGGGGCGACAGAGGGGTGCCATCTGTCCCAGTCAGCTGTGAGGAAGGCCCGGGAATCTCACCCGgaattcttccttctctggagTCTGCTCCTAACCTGTGCTGTCCAGTCCAGTACCCTCTAGCTGTATGCGGCcgtttaaattaattaaaatggtgggacgcgtgggtggctcagtcatttgggcgtcggacttcagctcaggtcatgatttacaGGTTGGTGAATCCAGCCCTGCGTcgcgctctgcgctgacagcccaaagcctgcctgggattctcctctctctgtccctcccctgaattctgtctctcaaaataaataaataaaaacctgaaaaaaataattactttaataatggaatataatttaaaatcccAGATTCTGGGTCATTCCAGGAAACCTTGCTTTTGGCATGTAGGTAACTGATTCAAATCGAAGCTTGCCAGCAGATGAAACGAAACCTGCCTGATGGCCAAGACAGGTTGCAGGCTGGGGACCCCTAACGACCCATAATCCTGTAAACCCGAAGGTGGTTTGGGAGAGTGCCCACCTTCTCCGACCTCTCAGGCAATCTTGGCAATCCGGTGGACAGGTTTCGTTTTCTCCCAGTCTAGtggacagatttttaaaatcatgtgacTTGTGGTAATACcgcaaaaaagaaaacagcccaCCCCAGCTGTAgggcgtgtgcacacacacttccTGCTCTAGTCCGTGTCTTGTTACCTACAACCTTTCGGGTTGTCTTTGTCCCTCCACCAGCCTGACACACGACTGCTCTTTGGCAAATGCTTCTGGACATACAGTGAACTTGTCAGCCAGTGGCCAAGGGACTTGGGAAAGATCTGTCCCCAGATCTAGAGGAGGTCCGTGTTTTGGGGGGTTGGGAGGAAGATGAGGTGGGGTACAGAGAGTCACCAGATGTCCCAGAACAAATTAGAGCCTTGGAAGACCCCCCCGAGGAGAAATTTTCAAGAAGGAAGCTTTTTTGATCAACTAAATGAGTAAGGAAGTTGGGAGAACCCATAGCATTTGAAGGGtttatttcttgagcacctactatgtaccggGGAACGTGCTGGGCTATTGCGGAGAACAAAGTTGAAATAGAAGAGGGAGACCACCTCAGAAGAACCGGGGGGAGGGCACCCTCAttggagggaacagcaggtgcaaagtcCCTGAGCAGAGAATACTGTCCCTGAGGGAGATCTGTAGGAACCTGATGACACAGACACAGCCTCAGAGGCCCAGGTCAGAGTGTATTTACGATGGGAAGATGGGAGGGTGTTAATCAGGCAGTTACTTCATTTTGCCATGACATTGATTTGGCCTCGGCGCTGGAAAGATTTGGCTTGAAAGAGGCAAGACCAAGGCGACCAACTAGGTTTGGGATGACGGTGACCTTGATGGGGCCGTGGGGTCATGAGAGCCCCTGACGGCTTCAACACGGTAGGCAGGTTTTCTCAACTTCTCACCGGAGTCAAGCGCAAAGGCACAAGGAGAAGTAAGAGACAGTCTGACCACAGGGTCACGTGAAAATGCGGGTCAGGGGTCTAAAAGAAACTGAATGTTGACTGGCCACGGGAGGAGAGGACACGACGTCCAGGGTGTCAGGCCCTGGCGGGGGACGGCCCCTTGGAGCTGGGGACTCAGGCCTGAGATGGGCCTCCCAGTGTAAAAGGCTCTCAGAGAGATCCCCTGGGAATGAAACAGGCTGtgggccaacacagggctccccAAAGTCCACTCCCTCACCGGGCAGGGGCAATGAGCAAGCAGGGCCCCTCAGGATGACCAGGGCCACCATCAGGGTCTGGCTTAGCCCTTGCCCACTCCTGGTGGACTCACAGCTGTTCCCCAGGGAGGTGATTTTTCTAAGAATTAAGAGTTCATTCGTATGACCCAAAAGGGTCTTTAAGAAACTGgcagatggcggggggggggggggggggggggagcacctgggtggctcagtcagttgggcaaccgacttcggctcaggtcatgctgtcCCAGTTCGTGGGATGGAACCCTGAGGCCaatgtcgggctcagtgctgatggctcggagcctggcgcctgctgcgcattctgtgtctccctctctctgcccctcccctgcgcgcgcgctctctctctctctctctctctctctctaaataaacattaaaaaaagaaaaaagaaaaaacaaagaaaacgcCACAGGAGTGAGTGATAGAAATGCCCCCAGCTGTGAGGCCTCCCGGCTCCCAGTCACCTCCCCACATCCCTCTCACCCCTAGGCACACCTCCCTGGTCCGGAGCCTCTCCTTTGCTGGCGTGTTTTCCcgcaccccaccctcaccccaccccacctgtcccctttcctgctctgttCTCAGGTCAGGGCCCCGGAAAACGCGCCCCCCCCAGCTCTACCTCAGCAGCTGCCGTTTACGGCTAGACACCCCAATGCAAAAATCTGTGTGCAGCTGCAGGAAGCAGGaagtcagtgggggaggggggagcttcAGGGAAGCGGCCTCAAAAATGGTGAGCTGGGCcgaccccctccctgccctggccttgctcctggctcccctccccccaccccctccccagtttcTGCATTTGCAGGCCCCCGGGAGGCCTGAGCCAGAGATCTGAGTCCCGTCCCGCCCTAGGCTGCCCTTCTGTCTGGTCCAGGTAGGGGTgaaccctcctccccctccctactcctccctcccccgcctctgCCCCAACCTCAAAGCCAAGGAGTTTCCATGGCCTGGTGAAGGATGAAGACCCAGGTCAGAAGAACAAGCCAAGGGGCAAATGTGCCTCAGGCCTGAGCTCCCTGCTGCCCCAGCGTCAGGCAACGCGCAGGCCAGAAAACTTCCAGCCCTTTCCACAGGCCAGTTGTCACCCGTGTCCATGTACAGATTATAGAGGTCAGGTGgaaccccccccctccctggggtcctgccccctccccagccactgGGGGCTCCTGCCTCCCGTCCAACAGGCACTCAGTTTAATtcaaccaactttttttttttttttttaacgtttatttattttttgagagacagagacagagcaggagctggggaggggacagagagaggcggggagtcacagattccgaagcaggctccaggctccgaggtgtcagcacagagcccgacgcggggctcggggctcatgcccatgaaccgtgagatcctgacctgagcggaaggcggacgctcaaccgactgagccccccgggcgcccgcAGCCAACTCTTATTAGGACGCCACAGCCAGCGCGACGGGCTGGAGCCGGACAAGGAAAGCGGCCAGGGAGGGCTGGGCTAGGCCTGGACGGCGCTCCTGAACacctgagccactgaggtgcagAAACTGTTAAAGGCGCTGCAGATGGCCTCCACCGCGTTGCAGAAGGCCTGAAAGCCGGCGGCCACCTTCTCCCTCAGCCACGCCAGTGCGGCCTGCCACTTGAGCTGCAGTTGGTAAAGCAGCCTTCGGAACAACCTCAGGGCTCTGTCACAAAAGCTCTCCTCCGTCTTCTGGACCACGGGGTGCTCCTTCTCTTCCAGGTCGAGGACGGAGGACCTCAAGACTCTGGAACGTAGCTCCTGCCGCACTTCGGGAAGTAACGGACTGGATTCCTGCGAGGGTGGGGGTGCCGTTCAGGTCGGGCTCCCACCTGGAGGACGCGGCCCAGGTCCTGGCCCCGGCTGAGGCCTCCCCACCTGTGTGAGAGTCTGGGAGCCAGAAGGCCGGCTCTCCCGCCGACAGCTCCACACTCGAGAAGACTCCATCCAGGGGCTCGGCCCCTCCGTGCCTCCCCACCGGCAGGGAGCAGCGTGGTGCTCACGGACGGGCGTCTGAGCCCGGCACCAGCCCCGATACGCGGAGGCACCCCTCCACCCTCAGCtcggccggggggaggggggtggcaggggggggCACTGTGCACACACGTGACCAAGTCAagacagagagggggggaaggaaaagcaagcaGGGCTGCGATGGGCGTCTCACACTCACCTCGTCGTTGTTCTGATGATGGTGAAGGTCCACGGCTTCCAGCATGATCTCGTTGAAGCCATCCTGGGGAGAGGGGACGGTTCGGAGCTCCAGATCTGCTCCTGTCTGTGGCCTCCATGCGTCCAGGGGAGTGTCAAGGGAGCCAGGAGCCCGGACCCGATAACGATAACCTGGCTGTAGCCCTGGGGACTGAGctttggtgggggcgggggggggggggggaactcaCCTCCACCTCTCCCAGCCTGAGCCTCTGttgctgcgggggggggggagggggggagaatcACTTGGTTTAAAAtcctcccagcctctcccgcCCGCAGTCTTCTCCCCCAAGTCCCCACCTGTTCTCTGCTCCCCAGGCCCCCATCACTGGGTCCAGCCCAGGGGCCTGGGGACCAGGTATCTGACATCCCTGCTCTGTCGTCAATATGCGCAGTGACTTGATCACCTTCCTaagcctccctgggcctctgcaTTTCTCCCCTGTGCCCTCACCTGCACACGGGTGTGAACTAGGAGAGTGTGCCAGGAGGTGCCCAGGTGCAAGCAGTGAGCAGACCCGAGGTAGCATCTCCGTCACCCTCACCGTCATCGTGGTCATTGTGAAACCACCCACCCGACCCCAACTCTAGAGCGCATGGGAGTGGGGGGGCGCGGCGACGCACCGGTGCTCCTCGGGATTGGTGTTGGGTCCTGTCACAGAAGATGTCCACCAGCTGGTGCTGCGCAGAGAGGAGAGGCGGAAGTGAGAGAGGCCTCATCGTTCCCCCTCCgggggccctgggtggcccagAACGTTCTCAGCTCCACACAGCAGGACCCaggtccccctctctcccccagacACACACTGGGAAGAGCTTCTTACCATTTGGTGCCTCATAAACTCAATAGGATTTCTGCCCACCTGTGGGGGTGACAGTGATACTCAGACACGTGTGACCTTGCCACCCTCCACATttgctgtacacacacacacacacacacgcacacacacacaccctcaccaCGCATGTGCACACGCATGGGTGAGCATTGCCCCAGAGTGCTCAGGATCCACTGTGTTACCAAATACCTGTCCCTCTCCGTCCCGGCTGACGGGCTGGCCAAGGGACGGGCTCTCGAAGGCGGTGCCAGGTACGCAGCTCTTGACAGCTGGCTCTGCAGACCCACCTCCCCTGCCCGGACCCTCGGCTTGCCCCACAGAAGCGCAGGGCAGCCCGGACACGGCATCACGGGTCTCCACCAAACCTGGTGCCGGCTCCCTGGTCACTGGGCAGTCCCTGCCACACGCGGAACGTCCACGGCTCTGGGCAAATATCTATTGTGAGGCACCCATCTCCACGCTTCTTGAGTCCCTGATGGCACCAGCCTGTCACCCCAATCGGGGGCGCTGGCCGCAGGGAACGATTTGCTCTCCAACTCGGGCTCCCAAACTGGGCGTGGCCACCGAGCCTGGGGTCATTCCAGAGTCCACTGTGACAACCCCCGCAGGGCCCTGGAGCCTGTGGCCAACCTCAcaacgggggtgggggaggtgaccGGACACCCCAAAAAGGAGGAACAGACACCAAGGTCCTGGGCGGCAGGCCCAGGCAGGGAGGAATTTTTAAACTTGGCAGGAAAGCAcgacctccccgcccccaggttTCCAGGGTATCGGGACCGGGTCTACCCGGGATCGGCGCCTCTGGCCCTATAGACCCTCATACACAGCGTTCCTCAGTATCCTTAGCAGACACACACGCAGACCCTCTCCCCGTAGTTTGCCCCCAGACCGGAAATCTGGCCCCACAATCGGGACCCACTGTATAAAGTGAATGACTCACAGCAAAACTAAACGGTGAGGCTGTCTGTCAGTAATTATTCAGAATTTCAGGCAGTGAGAGAGCATTCAACAAAGTGAGCCGGGGGTGGTTATGAGCCTGGGGCGCTGTTGAGTGCACGGGTCACATGCCTCTGACCCCCTGCTTCCCCAGTGGACTCCCCCATTGGCCTAGGAGAATGGGACAGAGCCAGGTGCACGTGGAGAGATCAGGGGGTCTGGGGGCCAGcgcgagcgggagagggggacGCACAGCGGGGAAGTGGAATCtggccccccctcccacccctccaatTGCTCTCACTCACCTTGGAGGACCACATGGTGGCTCAGGGCTCTGGGGGCTGTGGCCTGGTGGGGAGGAACAGGTGTGAGTTAGAGGGTTCAGGGAAGCGGCCTCCCCGCCAGCCCACCCCCCACTGGAAGTCGCTTTGGCTGCAGCCTCCTCCCCAGGCTGCCAGGTCACCTCACAGATTCTCCCAGCCTATGCTTCTGCTCCAGAGAGAGCTTCTGATttaagagggaggagggaagagggagaggctgggggtgggtggagccTGGCTTGGAGGCAGGAtgtgaggctgtgtgtgtgtgtgtgtgtgtgtgtgtgtgtttgtgtgtacgcACGTGTGTGGCACATGGAGACAGAAGCAAGGACAGGGAGACCgcctgggagggggtgggcagggcctctGGCTGTGCCCCCTCCACTctctgagctggggtggggaacTTCAGAGCCCAGGAACAAGCCTCTTTCTCAACCTTACCGGCccgagacagggaaagacagagggaaagtcCAGACTGGTGAGAGCAGATCGGGGCACTCCCAGGTTCTGGAAAATGAAGTCATCCTGTTGAGGGTCAAGTAAGGTACTGGGGAAT
Coding sequences:
- the IL32 gene encoding interleukin-32 isoform X2 yields the protein MWSSKVGRNPIEFMRHQMHQLVDIFCDRTQHQSRGAPDGFNEIMLEAVDLHHHQNNDEESSPLLPEVRQELRSRVLRSSVLDLEEKEHPVVQKTEESFCDRALRLFRRLLYQLQLKWQAALAWLREKVAAGFQAFCNAVEAICSAFNSFCTSVAQVFRSAVQA
- the IL32 gene encoding interleukin-32 isoform X1; amino-acid sequence: MWSSKVGRNPIEFMRHQMHQLVDIFCDRTQHQSRGAPQQRLRLGEVEDGFNEIMLEAVDLHHHQNNDEESSPLLPEVRQELRSRVLRSSVLDLEEKEHPVVQKTEESFCDRALRLFRRLLYQLQLKWQAALAWLREKVAAGFQAFCNAVEAICSAFNSFCTSVAQVFRSAVQA
- the IL32 gene encoding interleukin-32 isoform X3; protein product: MRHQMHQLVDIFCDRTQHQSRGAPQQRLRLGEVEDGFNEIMLEAVDLHHHQNNDEESSPLLPEVRQELRSRVLRSSVLDLEEKEHPVVQKTEESFCDRALRLFRRLLYQLQLKWQAALAWLREKVAAGFQAFCNAVEAICSAFNSFCTSVAQVFRSAVQA
- the IL32 gene encoding interleukin-32 isoform X4; the protein is MRHQMHQLVDIFCDRTQHQSRGAPDGFNEIMLEAVDLHHHQNNDEESSPLLPEVRQELRSRVLRSSVLDLEEKEHPVVQKTEESFCDRALRLFRRLLYQLQLKWQAALAWLREKVAAGFQAFCNAVEAICSAFNSFCTSVAQVFRSAVQA